In one Candidatus Hepatincola sp. Av genomic region, the following are encoded:
- the ackA gene encoding Acetate kinase — protein sequence MKEAIIVINAGSSSLKFKLFGKEQLTVIALGQITGLGTADPKLIIKDDKANTMVANKLVTTKTRDDLLVDLLNTILELFPNIKIIMAGHRVVHGGNKYNAPTLINNEVIAYLKSIISLTPIHLPHNIRPMEVLQDKFPHIQQVACFDTAFHIATNPMYTRLYALPRAVINDGNVLRYGFHGLSYEYIASVLQQQEEELYKGKVVVCHLGAGASLCALQGGKSFTTTMGFTPLEGLVMGSRTGNIDAGVLLYLLKEKKYSLQEVEDLLYFQSGILGLSEISSDFQTLSNSPDPKAKEALTVFKYNLVKNIGSLIAVMGGIDAIVFTAGVGENDANVREYVADSFKFLGSFIDETANKANKTVFSNAKSKIKLMIIPTQEELMIAKHSINLLNTN from the coding sequence ATGAAAGAAGCAATTATTGTAATTAATGCTGGTTCTTCAAGTTTAAAGTTTAAGTTATTTGGCAAAGAGCAACTAACAGTGATAGCCTTAGGGCAAATTACAGGGTTAGGAACAGCTGATCCAAAACTTATAATTAAAGATGATAAAGCTAACACTATGGTAGCAAATAAACTAGTTACTACTAAAACCAGAGATGATTTATTAGTTGATTTACTAAACACAATTTTAGAATTATTTCCTAATATCAAAATTATTATGGCAGGCCATAGAGTAGTTCATGGTGGGAATAAATATAATGCTCCTACCTTAATTAATAATGAAGTTATAGCTTATTTAAAAAGTATTATTTCTCTAACTCCTATCCATTTACCCCATAATATTCGCCCAATGGAAGTTTTGCAAGATAAATTCCCACATATTCAACAAGTAGCTTGTTTTGATACCGCCTTTCACATTGCCACTAACCCTATGTATACAAGGTTATATGCTTTGCCAAGAGCCGTAATTAACGATGGCAATGTATTGCGTTATGGTTTTCATGGTTTATCTTATGAATATATTGCCTCTGTTTTGCAACAACAAGAAGAAGAATTATATAAGGGTAAGGTAGTAGTTTGCCATTTAGGAGCAGGTGCTTCTTTATGTGCTTTACAAGGTGGTAAAAGTTTTACTACTACTATGGGCTTTACTCCTCTTGAGGGATTAGTTATGGGAAGTAGAACTGGTAACATAGATGCTGGCGTTTTACTTTATTTATTAAAGGAAAAAAAATATTCCTTGCAAGAAGTTGAAGATTTACTATATTTTCAATCAGGCATTTTAGGTTTAAGTGAAATTAGTAGTGATTTTCAAACTCTATCTAATTCCCCAGATCCTAAAGCAAAAGAGGCGTTAACTGTATTTAAGTACAACTTAGTTAAGAATATTGGTTCACTAATTGCTGTAATGGGTGGTATAGATGCCATTGTATTTACGGCTGGTGTAGGAGAAAACGATGCTAATGTACGAGAATATGTGGCAGACTCTTTCAAGTTTTTAGGATCCTTTATAGATGAAACCGCTAATAAAGCTAATAAAACTGTATTTTCTAATGCTAAATCTAAAATTAAATTAATGATAATTCCCACCCAAGAAGAATTAATGATAGCCAAGCACAGTATTAATTTGTTAAATACGAACTAG
- a CDS encoding FkbM family methyltransferase, translated as MFKITTQKSYREKIDSFRKEKGILESLNNQLTANISSLQTNIQSQKEQLKILNYKWQHQQLLWLANDKLAPLFTAKGLLEFEKLKLNLDSLSKQDLDDLYFLLFLARQYNTIKSKGLTVLVEPKFLALNIQNADSLYKNIADIYKKYNISSNLPALDEVFVTHAGLKFLPPEVIAKLKGTVAFSAGAYWGDSPISLYEYYNFEKIFGFEPLFSNFQIMESLVNNNNLQNTIIPIQKGLGEKEETLTFQYDPNINIAGTNYGGTFINSKTTNKTESLAITTIDQTVAQYNLNKVGFIHLDVEGFEQPAIRGALTTIKRDKPVLSVS; from the coding sequence ATGTTTAAAATTACTACTCAAAAAAGTTATAGGGAGAAAATTGATTCCTTTAGAAAAGAGAAGGGAATATTAGAATCTCTTAACAATCAACTTACTGCTAATATTAGCTCATTACAAACAAATATCCAATCCCAAAAAGAACAGTTAAAAATTCTTAATTATAAATGGCAACACCAACAACTCCTTTGGCTTGCTAATGATAAACTAGCACCTTTATTCACAGCTAAAGGGTTATTAGAATTTGAAAAACTCAAACTTAACCTAGATTCCCTAAGTAAACAAGACTTAGATGATTTATATTTCCTCTTATTTTTAGCAAGACAATATAACACTATTAAAAGTAAAGGCTTAACTGTTTTAGTTGAACCTAAGTTTTTAGCATTGAATATTCAAAATGCCGATTCCCTTTATAAAAATATTGCTGATATATATAAAAAATATAATATTAGTTCTAACTTACCTGCTCTAGATGAGGTTTTTGTTACCCATGCTGGTTTAAAATTTTTACCGCCTGAGGTTATAGCTAAACTTAAAGGTACGGTAGCATTTAGTGCTGGTGCCTATTGGGGTGATTCACCAATTTCTTTATATGAATATTACAATTTTGAAAAAATCTTTGGTTTTGAGCCTTTATTTAGTAATTTCCAAATTATGGAAAGTTTAGTGAATAACAATAATTTGCAAAACACCATTATTCCTATTCAAAAAGGCTTAGGCGAAAAAGAAGAAACCTTAACTTTCCAGTACGATCCTAACATTAATATTGCAGGTACTAACTATGGTGGGACTTTCATTAATAGTAAAACAACTAATAAAACTGAATCCTTAGCTATTACAACTATAGACCAAACAGTAGCACAATATAACCTAAATAAAGTAGGCTTTATTCATTTAGATGTAGAAGGTTTTGAACAACCAGCAATTCGTGGTGCCTTAACTACTATTAAAAGAGATAAACCTGTTTTATCAGTTAGTTGA
- the pta gene encoding Phosphate acetyltransferase, giving the protein MNSFEQLLQKAKSYGLTNTAVVNPTDEVSLGGAIAGFQHGVINPILYGLQTAIESTAKKHNFDVSKLQIINCESEEQAVNSAIKACHTGQAQILMKGKIHTDHLMHAVVQRDSGLRITGQQISHVFTLEVPTYHKLLFITDAAINIFPSVEQKQQILLNAIAFLNKLGIKKPKIACLSALEEPYEKIEGSVAARSLALNEKLQQCSIIEGPLAFDNAISKRSANIKDIKSEVAGDVDLLLVPNLEAGNILFKSLVYLAKAKVAGVVLGAKVPIVLTSRADDANARLYSAILAQLNCAKNVC; this is encoded by the coding sequence ATGAATTCGTTTGAGCAGTTACTACAAAAAGCTAAAAGCTATGGGCTAACCAATACTGCTGTGGTAAATCCTACTGATGAAGTTTCATTAGGTGGTGCTATTGCTGGCTTTCAACATGGGGTTATTAATCCTATTTTATATGGTTTACAAACTGCCATAGAATCAACGGCTAAAAAGCATAATTTTGATGTTTCTAAGTTACAAATCATTAACTGTGAAAGTGAAGAGCAAGCTGTAAATAGTGCTATTAAGGCTTGCCATACAGGTCAGGCACAAATTTTAATGAAAGGAAAAATCCATACAGATCACCTAATGCACGCTGTGGTGCAAAGGGATAGTGGGCTTAGAATTACAGGGCAACAAATTAGCCATGTTTTTACCTTAGAGGTGCCAACTTACCATAAGCTATTATTTATTACTGATGCCGCTATTAATATTTTTCCAAGTGTGGAACAAAAACAACAGATTCTTTTAAATGCCATAGCTTTTCTTAACAAATTAGGTATTAAAAAACCAAAAATAGCTTGTTTATCTGCCTTAGAAGAACCTTACGAAAAAATAGAAGGTTCAGTAGCCGCTAGAAGTTTAGCTTTGAATGAAAAATTACAACAATGTTCTATTATTGAAGGTCCTTTAGCCTTTGATAACGCCATTAGTAAAAGATCGGCTAATATTAAAGATATTAAATCAGAAGTAGCTGGTGATGTAGATTTATTATTAGTACCTAATCTAGAGGCTGGTAATATTCTATTTAAGTCTTTAGTGTATTTAGCTAAAGCTAAGGTTGCAGGAGTCGTATTAGGTGCGAAAGTACCTATTGTATTAACCTCCAGAGCCGACGATGCCAATGCAAGGCTTTATTCGGCTATTTTAGCCCAACTTAACTGTGCTAAGAATGTATGTTAA
- the galE gene encoding UDP-glucose 4-epimerase — translation MVNKKVLVTGGAGYVGAHTCKMLAEQGYTPIVFDNLSYGHSYAMQWGNYIKGDLTQYDDIHQALIKTQPVGVVHCAAFTYVGESVNKPAEYYQNNVIGTFNLCNAMVANKVNNIVFSSTCATYGNVKTPIIDDVTPQNPINSYGNTKLVAELMLKDFNIAYKLNYIIVRYFNVAGADPMGKIGEDHNPETHLIPLVIEVALGKRENIKIFGTDYNTPDGTCIRDYIHVNDLAHAHCLALEYLFKQQLSNSFNLGTGKGYSVKQIIKAIEFVSGKKIATLNESKRAGDPAILVADATKAQQVLKWQANYTDINSIIATAYNWHSQSTKENIVGNS, via the coding sequence ATGGTAAATAAAAAAGTTTTAGTAACAGGTGGAGCTGGTTATGTGGGGGCTCATACTTGTAAAATGTTAGCCGAACAAGGTTATACTCCCATTGTGTTTGATAATTTAAGTTATGGGCATAGTTATGCTATGCAATGGGGTAACTATATAAAAGGTGATTTAACTCAATATGATGATATTCATCAGGCTCTTATTAAAACCCAACCAGTAGGAGTAGTTCATTGTGCAGCTTTCACTTATGTGGGAGAGTCCGTGAATAAACCAGCAGAATATTACCAAAACAATGTTATTGGCACCTTTAACTTATGTAATGCTATGGTAGCTAACAAGGTTAATAATATAGTTTTTTCTTCTACTTGTGCTACTTATGGTAATGTAAAAACGCCTATTATTGATGATGTTACGCCACAAAATCCTATTAATTCTTATGGTAATACGAAGTTAGTAGCAGAATTAATGCTGAAAGACTTCAACATAGCCTATAAGCTAAATTATATAATTGTAAGATACTTTAATGTAGCCGGAGCGGATCCTATGGGCAAAATTGGTGAAGATCATAACCCTGAAACTCATTTAATTCCTTTAGTTATTGAGGTTGCCTTAGGCAAAAGGGAAAATATAAAAATCTTTGGCACAGATTATAATACTCCAGATGGTACTTGTATTCGGGATTATATTCATGTTAATGATCTAGCCCATGCTCATTGCTTAGCCTTAGAATATTTATTTAAGCAACAACTTTCCAACTCTTTTAATTTAGGTACAGGTAAGGGTTACTCTGTGAAACAGATAATTAAAGCCATAGAATTCGTTAGTGGCAAAAAAATTGCTACCCTGAATGAAAGTAAAAGAGCAGGCGACCCTGCCATTTTAGTAGCAGATGCTACTAAAGCCCAACAGGTTTTAAAATGGCAAGCTAACTATACAGATATTAACTCTATTATTGCCACAGCTTATAATTGGCATAGCCAGAGTACAAAAGAAAATATAGTAGGTAATTCTTAG
- a CDS encoding enoyl-CoA hydratase translates to MDYLIVLFLTVLSPVTLHLSNVDYTTEWGISFSDPVHLNSQKSYALDNPDNPFSTLNEEYFGTYGIVYEMFIDYKFYVSEHTWLALRSAYSPLREGSQVTVQASLSPNPATVAYFYKEHPSFGLLAGYDIGLGFSPYIGASFSHIGYANYGNFELEEQFDSTFTYLAGIRYKIDYNWSALAEVSGYKMDMRYIEGQNYDIAMRVIKYKFGVVYSFAKPKDVRERNKDEQYKDIIRSLDPAIDDKIQEENIKKAKADKAAKQQTKGKGQATATGSAVKSSTAPANSTTSPSSNNTAITGAGATSSTVVGSSTSSTNSTATPSSNGAVSGNQASQPASATSANENTNTATNNAEKPATPKESTSNTDENSATKQAPTKGNSFNNDLF, encoded by the coding sequence ATGGATTATTTAATAGTTTTATTTTTAACTGTACTATCTCCTGTAACCTTGCATTTATCTAACGTGGACTACACTACAGAATGGGGTATTTCTTTTAGTGACCCTGTACATTTAAACTCTCAAAAATCCTATGCCCTTGATAACCCCGATAACCCTTTTAGTACTCTTAATGAAGAGTACTTTGGTACCTATGGCATAGTGTATGAAATGTTTATTGACTATAAGTTTTATGTAAGTGAACATACTTGGTTAGCTTTGCGTTCGGCTTATTCACCATTACGAGAAGGCTCTCAGGTTACGGTGCAGGCATCTTTATCTCCTAATCCTGCTACTGTGGCTTATTTTTATAAGGAGCATCCTAGTTTTGGTTTATTAGCTGGTTATGATATAGGTTTAGGCTTTTCCCCTTATATTGGTGCTAGTTTTTCCCACATTGGTTATGCTAATTATGGTAACTTTGAACTAGAAGAACAGTTTGATAGTACCTTTACTTACTTAGCAGGGATAAGATATAAAATAGATTATAACTGGTCGGCTTTAGCTGAAGTTTCAGGTTATAAAATGGATATGCGTTATATTGAAGGGCAAAATTATGATATAGCTATGCGAGTTATTAAATATAAATTCGGGGTAGTTTATTCTTTTGCTAAACCAAAAGATGTTAGAGAACGCAATAAAGACGAACAATACAAAGATATTATCCGCTCATTAGACCCAGCCATTGATGATAAAATCCAAGAAGAAAACATTAAAAAAGCTAAAGCAGACAAAGCTGCTAAGCAACAAACTAAAGGCAAAGGGCAAGCCACAGCTACAGGTAGTGCTGTAAAAAGTTCAACCGCACCTGCCAACTCTACTACTAGCCCAAGCTCTAATAATACTGCCATAACTGGTGCTGGTGCTACTAGTAGTACCGTAGTAGGAAGTTCAACCTCATCTACCAATTCTACTGCTACCCCAAGCTCTAATGGTGCAGTAAGTGGCAACCAAGCTAGCCAACCTGCATCTGCTACTAGTGCTAATGAAAATACTAATACAGCTACTAATAATGCGGAAAAACCTGCAACTCCTAAGGAATCAACTAGCAATACAGATGAAAACTCGGCAACTAAACAAGCTCCTACTAAAGGTAACTCCTTTAATAATGATTTATTCTAA
- the nth gene encoding Endonuclease III yields MLNSENIFAIFKTLKTAMPTANTELNYTNNYTLLIAVVLSAQAKDSSVNIATKELFKQVSTPKEMLALGEENLKNYIKSIGLYKNKAKNIIKLSQQLISTYNSQVPNNFTDLIELAGVGRKTANVILNVAFNKPTMPVDTHVFRLARRMGLSNGKDVLAVEQDLLAKIPEPYRQDSHHLLILHGRYVCKAKNFDCNSCIINAFCEKNI; encoded by the coding sequence ATGTTAAACTCTGAAAATATATTTGCTATTTTTAAAACTTTAAAAACAGCAATGCCTACCGCTAACACAGAGTTAAATTATACCAATAATTATACTTTGTTAATAGCGGTAGTGCTTTCGGCTCAAGCTAAGGATTCTTCTGTTAATATTGCAACTAAAGAGCTTTTTAAGCAAGTTAGCACGCCTAAGGAAATGCTTGCATTGGGCGAAGAAAATTTAAAAAATTATATTAAAAGTATTGGGCTTTATAAAAATAAAGCAAAAAACATTATTAAACTTAGCCAACAACTTATTAGTACTTATAATAGCCAAGTTCCTAATAATTTTACAGATTTAATAGAATTAGCAGGTGTAGGTAGAAAAACCGCTAATGTAATTTTAAATGTAGCTTTTAATAAGCCTACAATGCCCGTAGATACCCATGTTTTTCGGTTAGCAAGACGTATGGGGCTAAGTAATGGTAAAGATGTGCTGGCTGTAGAACAAGACTTATTAGCTAAAATTCCAGAACCTTACCGCCAAGACTCTCATCATTTATTAATTTTACATGGTCGTTATGTATGTAAAGCTAAAAATTTTGACTGTAATAGTTGTATTATTAATGCTTTTTGTGAAAAAAATATCTAA